One window from the genome of Candidatus Synechococcus calcipolaris G9 encodes:
- a CDS encoding GUN4 domain-containing protein, whose translation MQSTDEQLTELSSQLNGGIERIQLPAIATLMDLGPPGWHILQVFLHQSQKTPETDNSAIWIYGHIYQQLLGIDDHAVQTTLKEDFPGGVVPLHSERGINYLPLQHCLARKDFQTSDRLTLEKLCELAGPTATQRRWLYFTEVEQLPLLDLQTLNQLWLAYSLGRFGYSVQRQLWLGSGKNWDTLWEKINWRKGKKWTRYPHEFTWDLAAPRGHLPLSNQLRGVQVMNAILNHPAWS comes from the coding sequence ATGCAGTCAACCGATGAACAACTTACTGAGCTTAGCTCTCAACTCAATGGTGGGATTGAAAGAATCCAACTTCCGGCGATCGCCACATTAATGGATCTGGGCCCACCGGGTTGGCATATTCTGCAAGTCTTTCTCCACCAGAGCCAAAAAACACCTGAAACGGACAACAGTGCCATCTGGATCTATGGGCATATCTATCAACAACTCCTCGGTATTGACGATCACGCCGTCCAGACCACTCTTAAAGAAGATTTTCCCGGTGGTGTGGTTCCCCTTCACTCGGAAAGAGGGATAAACTATCTTCCCCTGCAACATTGCTTGGCACGAAAGGATTTTCAAACCAGCGATCGCCTCACCCTTGAAAAACTCTGTGAACTGGCCGGCCCCACTGCCACCCAACGGCGATGGCTCTACTTTACGGAAGTGGAGCAGTTACCCCTCCTTGATCTGCAAACCCTGAACCAGCTTTGGTTAGCCTATTCCCTAGGACGATTTGGCTATTCAGTCCAGCGGCAACTATGGCTGGGCAGTGGCAAAAACTGGGATACCCTGTGGGAGAAAATCAACTGGCGCAAGGGTAAAAAATGGACCCGTTATCCCCATGAATTTACTTGGGATTTGGCCGCTCCCCGAGGGCATCTGCCGCTTTCTAATCAACTGCGGGGGGTGCAGGTGATGAATGCCATCTTAAATCACCCTGCCTGGAGTTAA